The sequence below is a genomic window from Curtobacterium sp. MCPF17_002.
CACGAGGAACGAGCGGACACCCCACGTGAGCGCCATCCGGCGACGGGTCGCCTCGTTCGGGGTGAACGCGATGATCGGCAGGCCGTGACGGAGCCGGGACATGCGGCGGGCGGAGTCGCCGGACTCGGTGAACACGCAGAGGTACGAGGCCTCGGTGAACTCCGCGATCTCGACGGCGGCGAGCGTGATGGCTCCGCCGAGGGTGCGCGGCTTGGTGCCGAGCGGGGCGATGCGCTCGAGGCCGTGGTCCTCGGTGGACTCGACGATGCGGGCCATCGTGCGGACGGTCTGCACCGGGTACTCACCGACGCTCGTCTCACCCGAGAGCATGACGGCGTCGGCGCCGTCGAGGACGGCGTTCGCGACGTCGGAGGTCTCGGCACGGGTCGGGATCGGCGACGAGATCATCGACTCGAGCATCTGCGTCGCGACGATGACCGGCTTGGCCATCCGGCGAGCGAGCTCGACCGCACGCTTCTGCACGATCGGGACGGCTTCGAGCGGGAGCTCCACGCCGAGGTCACCACGGGCGACCATGATGCTGTCGAAGGCGTCGATGATCTCCTCGAGCGCGTCGACCGCCTGCGGCTTCTCGACCTTCGCGATGACCGGGAGGCGCTTGCCTTCCTCGTCCATGATCTCGTGGGCCCGCACGACGTCCGAGGCGTTCCGGACGAACGACAGCGCGATGAGGTCCGCGCCGATGCGGATCCCCCAGCGGAGGTCCGCCTCGTCCTTCTCGCTCAGCGCGGGGACGTTCACGGCGACGCCGGGCAGGTTGATGCCCTTGTTGTTCGAGACGGTGCCGCCGACGACGACCTCGGTGCGGACGCGGACGCCGTCGGTGTCGAGCACGCGGAGCCGGACACGGCCGTCGTCGATGAGCAGCGGGTCGCCCGGCTTGACGTCCTGCGGGAGGCCCTTGAACGTCGTGCCGCAGATCTCCTTCGAGCCGGGGACGTCCTCGGTGGTGATCGTGAAGACGTCACCGACCGCGAGCTCGTGCGGGCCGTCGGCGAACTTCGCGAGGCGGATCTTCGGACCCTGCAGGTCGACGAGGATCGCGACGGGCTTGCCGAGCTCCTCGGCGGCGCGACGGACGTTGCGGTAGTTGGCCTCGTGGACGCTGTAGTCGCCGTGGCTGAGGTTGAGGCGGGCGACGTCGACGCCTGCCTCGATGATCTCCTTGACGGTCTCGTACTCCGACGTTGCCGGTCCGAGCGTCGAAACGATCTTTGCGCGTCTCAATGGATTCCTTCGTGGTGGTGGATGGTGCTGGGGTTTCCGCGCTGTGGGGCCGCGCGGAACGGAACGAGGCCACCAGCACCCTATCGAGTGCTGGTGGCCTCGCACTCACGGGACGGTGAGCATCTGGTGGTGACGATCGGTCATCAGATCGAGATGGCGTGGTCGGTCGCCTTGACCGGCGCGGGCAGGATCGTCGAGCCCTCGAGGTACTCGTCGACCTTCGCGGCAGCGGCACGGCCCTCGGCGATCGCCCAGACGATGAGCGACTGCCCACGGCCGGCATCACCGGCGACGAACACGCCCGGCTCGTTGGTCGTGTAGTCGGCCTGACGGGACACGGCACCCGAGACGGTGGACGGCAGGCCGAGCTGCGGCTCGAGCGTGTCGGTCTCCGGCCCGGTGAAGCCCATCGCGATGAGGATGAGGTCCGCGGGGATCTCGCGCTCGGTGCCGGCCTTCGGGACACGACGGCCGTCGAGGTACTCGGTCTCCGCGACGCGGAGTGCCCGGACCTCGCCGGCGGCGTTCCCGAGGAACTCGACGGTCGACGCCAGGTAGTGCCGCTCGCCGCCCTCCTCGTGGGCGCTCGTGACCTCGAACACGGTCGGGAACATCGGCCACGGCTGCTCGGACGGACGCTCCAGCGGCGGCTGCTTGCCGATCGCCAGGTTCGTCACGCTGAGCGCGCCCTGCCGGTGCGCGGTGCCGATGCAGTCCGCACCGGTGTCGCCGCCGCCGATGACGATGACGTGCTTGCCCTCGGCCGTGACCTGGTTGTCGACCTTCGTGCCGGCGTTCGCCTTGTTCTGCTGGACGAGGTAGTCCATCGCGAAGTGCACGCCCTCGAGGTCGCGCCCCGGGATCGGCAGGTCGCGGGGCACCGTGGCACCGGTCGCGACGACGACCGCGTCGTACCGCGACTTCAGGTCGTCCCAGGTGATGTCGCGACCGATCTCGACGCCCGCACGGAAGCGGGTGCCCTCGGCCTGCATCTGCGCGAGACGCGCGTCGATCTGG
It includes:
- a CDS encoding glutamate synthase subunit beta, with amino-acid sequence MADPKGFLKVQERELPPRRPVPVRLMDWKEVYEQQESGALKRQAGRCMDCGVPFCHQGCPLGNLIPEWNDLMWRGEGRQAIERLHATNNFPEFTGRLCPAPCESSCVLGINQPPVTIKQVEVSIIDEAFQNGWVTPHPPERLTGKTVAVVGSGPAGLAAAQQLTRAGHTVAVYERDDRIGGLLRYGIPDFKMEKRQIDARLAQMQAEGTRFRAGVEIGRDITWDDLKSRYDAVVVATGATVPRDLPIPGRDLEGVHFAMDYLVQQNKANAGTKVDNQVTAEGKHVIVIGGGDTGADCIGTAHRQGALSVTNLAIGKQPPLERPSEQPWPMFPTVFEVTSAHEEGGERHYLASTVEFLGNAAGEVRALRVAETEYLDGRRVPKAGTEREIPADLILIAMGFTGPETDTLEPQLGLPSTVSGAVSRQADYTTNEPGVFVAGDAGRGQSLIVWAIAEGRAAAAKVDEYLEGSTILPAPVKATDHAISI
- the pyk gene encoding pyruvate kinase is translated as MRRAKIVSTLGPATSEYETVKEIIEAGVDVARLNLSHGDYSVHEANYRNVRRAAEELGKPVAILVDLQGPKIRLAKFADGPHELAVGDVFTITTEDVPGSKEICGTTFKGLPQDVKPGDPLLIDDGRVRLRVLDTDGVRVRTEVVVGGTVSNNKGINLPGVAVNVPALSEKDEADLRWGIRIGADLIALSFVRNASDVVRAHEIMDEEGKRLPVIAKVEKPQAVDALEEIIDAFDSIMVARGDLGVELPLEAVPIVQKRAVELARRMAKPVIVATQMLESMISSPIPTRAETSDVANAVLDGADAVMLSGETSVGEYPVQTVRTMARIVESTEDHGLERIAPLGTKPRTLGGAITLAAVEIAEFTEASYLCVFTESGDSARRMSRLRHGLPIIAFTPNEATRRRMALTWGVRSFLVERKTHTDELFSQVDDVLLGNGLAAPGDRVIVTAGSPPGIEGSTNDLRVHRVGDAHAEAAPAYVRD